DNA sequence from the Bombus vancouverensis nearcticus chromosome 8, iyBomVanc1_principal, whole genome shotgun sequence genome:
GATGGTGCGCGGCTCGTCATCAATAAAATACTTAGTGACCATTTTAACGTGACCCATACGATAACTCTTAGTTCCGTTACACCGTCTGGATACAAATTTGGTGCAAAGTATGTTGGTACAAAAGTAGTCAGTTTAAAAGAAAGATATCCCGTAATCGTGGGAGATATTACACCAACTGCAAATTTGTCCGCGTCTTTTGTGCATACCCTTGCATGTAGATTTAGATTTAAATTATCAGCGCAAATTGCCAATGAAAAATGGAAAGCGTTCAGTTCCAGCTTAGAATATCGgtcgaacgattttactgtagcGGTGACCTTAGCCAACCCAAAATTTAAAAAGAAGCAAGCAACAATGGTAATACACTTTTTACAATCGATCACATCGAGAATCGCGTTAGGAGCCGAAATTGCATGTCTTCGTGGCTCGAAAGTTCCAGGAGGTCAACAGACAGTCATGTGTCTGGCTTTTAGACACAGTACAGGACTTGCAACATTATCCGGAACGATAGGTGAAGCGGGCCTTCATCTTTGTTATCACCGCAAATCTAGCTCGCAACTGGAACTCGGGGTCGAGTTAGAAACAAACACGAGGACTCATCAGTCAATCGCTACTATAGTTTACCAAGTAAACGTGCCATACGCGGATCTTGTCTTTCGAGGTATCGTGAATTCTGAGACTACAGTCGGTGGCGTGTTTGAGAAGAAACTATACCCAATTCCAGAATCTTCGCTGGTTACTAGTATACTTTTAAACCACAAGAAGCAGCAATTTCGAGTGGGTGTTGGTCTCAATATTGGACAATGATAATCAACATATAATGTGGCTTGTCATTCTATCCTTTTTTCTTAGATCATTTATAAGAATGGTAGGAAATAATTCAATGGTGTAGAAATTAACGTAGGAGAGAATTGTAATTATTCCTTTCGAAATCTTACAGAGTGAAAAACATTTTGTGAACGTTACAATCTCTGTGACTTAATAGTTCGCGATAACGTTTTAACAGCATtatatgtattaaataattgttatgtttatatatgtattataaaatatccGAAAACTTTGAAGCATAAGACCTATATATTGATATACACTGAGTAAAAAAAGCCTACAATCTTTTTATCTAATTTAGTGAAACTAAATGCAATGTGCCTGATACATCGAAACtgttatttttatcattaaaaattttatttaacaattttgtttaatatctatTAATTGAATATCATTCTAATCATCTCCGTTTGCTATCCTCTCATCCAAATCGTCGTATTCGTGAAAAGCGGTTGTTTTTAATTTGTCAAAATTCACATCAAATTTTTCACTGAGAAGTCCATTTTCATCGGCGTATTCTAAAATATCACAGATCAATGGCGATTCCACACCTAAAACGTACTCACATGTTTTCGGTTCGActagaaaaagagaaacactCGATGGACTGGCGGTATGACTTTCAACACATTTTAATTTCACCTGGAAATTACAAAAATTGTGGTAGCTATATAAACTCTTtcgtataagaataaataaatctactctataaaatgtttgtatatatatatatatatatatatataatacttctGTTTGTCTTGGATTCCCAGTTTTATCGCAAATAGTACCATCGCTATAAAAATGGGAAAGCTGTTTCCGCAATTCTGGAGACTTTGGTCTTTTATGTGGATGTGCAGCAATCCAGTCCAAATGCTTTTGCTTATCGAATTTACCGAGATTTACTATGGTCTTTTTACCATCGCGTTCTATATGATATTGAACTACAGAGCGTCCATAACAAAATTCATACTTCCACCATCCATTGCCCTATTTTCATCAATTATGTATTATTGAGTAAAATATAATTACAGAATACGGTCAGAATGTAGAAGTGCAATACCTACCCCGTGTAAGCAATTCTTTCCGCTTAGAAAGTTTTTTACGGGACTCGCTTCCGCAGGACTAATACCTTGATCTGCTAACGAATTTATGGACTCTTCgatattattatgtttatcGGTAACACCGACAGGATGTATTTCAACTCTAACACGTGCTTCACCATCCTGAAATAAATGCAAGTCAATTAAATCTTcaattaatatacacacatagcGAACATCATAACGAGAATGAGTATCAATTAATATCAATTGTATGAATTTGTTAAAAACACGAAACATGTGTTACACATCATTCCTTcttttaatttatgatattaatAGATAAAAGATCGACGTTATTTACAGTTAAATCGTGACTTTAcaacattttaatattataacattttatatctattctgaaaatatatacattatatagtGTTTTGTGATGTGATTATTGGTATTTACTTAAAAGCAAtgtgtaaatataataaaaatggctGTGTACAAGTAAAGCAATAGATTTTGTGATGCTAAAGACACAACGGTGCATAAATAGTATTCATAATGTTATTGTAACATTCTTTTGGAAAAAAAAACGTAGATTTAAAGGGAATAATTGTATGTAGAAAAGGAAGGGACAGAATGAGATACAAATTAATGGCGACAAATGACAAGAACCACCAAGCACTTTGGCCTGATcccaaaaatacaaaatattctgACCTGGCCCTCCTTATCTACATGGAAGATTGCATAGACTTCCTGCAGCTTGTCATCCTGTGCAACAAATAATTAATT
Encoded proteins:
- the LOC117164695 gene encoding mitochondrial import receptor subunit TOM40 homolog 1, with translation MGTVHASRKKQEEPSVVTHEDCIPCVEPQDRVPGNPGSFEDIHKKVKDLYPQNFDGARLVINKILSDHFNVTHTITLSSVTPSGYKFGAKYVGTKVVSLKERYPVIVGDITPTANLSASFVHTLACRFRFKLSAQIANEKWKAFSSSLEYRSNDFTVAVTLANPKFKKKQATMVIHFLQSITSRIALGAEIACLRGSKVPGGQQTVMCLAFRHSTGLATLSGTIGEAGLHLCYHRKSSSQLELGVELETNTRTHQSIATIVYQVNVPYADLVFRGIVNSETTVGGVFEKKLYPIPESSLVTSILLNHKKQQFRVGVGLNIGQ